A single region of the Streptomyces spororaveus genome encodes:
- a CDS encoding methyltransferase domain-containing protein: protein MEWTPAGWDTHAARMADATVRSESRWHRPLATVPRHLFVPRWWAPAEQDGTWVYELRDGADDPDAWMSSAYDKSLSVITRVGPHHADHAAPAAVVPEAWPTSSATLPALVVKMYQHAFLTDTSRLMVTCGSGYSTALACRRLGEARVTSVDVDPYLIQAAWDRLTTAGHRPQLEVCDVTGELPGVYDRIVSTVSVPAVPASWLTALAPGGRMVTALSGTGLLIVADKTADGGATGKVAPEPAAFMTTRHGDDYPPTPDNADLWATARKADGESVTTGRFPVMRVRRTWDVRSTLELTVPGIEHCMETAADGTRTAYMLHPDGSWARATAPGARQAPTVHQGGPRRLWDELDRIRTWLVIDGDLPISGAAVRVDPDGACHFSRSGWSATISAR, encoded by the coding sequence ATGGAGTGGACGCCGGCGGGCTGGGACACCCATGCCGCACGGATGGCCGACGCGACCGTACGATCCGAGTCCCGCTGGCACAGACCCCTGGCCACCGTGCCCCGGCACCTGTTCGTGCCCCGCTGGTGGGCCCCGGCCGAGCAGGACGGCACATGGGTCTACGAGCTCCGCGACGGCGCCGACGACCCGGACGCGTGGATGAGCAGCGCCTACGACAAGAGCCTCAGCGTGATTACCCGCGTCGGCCCCCACCACGCCGACCACGCAGCCCCCGCGGCCGTGGTCCCGGAGGCGTGGCCGACCTCGTCGGCCACGCTGCCCGCGCTGGTCGTGAAGATGTACCAGCACGCCTTCCTCACCGACACCTCCCGCCTCATGGTGACCTGCGGCAGCGGCTACTCGACCGCGCTGGCGTGCCGGCGCCTGGGCGAGGCACGGGTCACGAGCGTGGACGTGGACCCGTACCTGATCCAGGCGGCGTGGGACCGCCTGACCACGGCCGGGCACCGGCCGCAGCTGGAGGTCTGCGACGTAACCGGCGAGCTGCCCGGCGTCTACGACCGCATCGTCTCCACCGTCTCGGTCCCGGCCGTCCCCGCCTCCTGGCTCACCGCGCTCGCCCCCGGCGGCCGGATGGTGACCGCCCTGTCCGGCACCGGGCTGCTCATCGTCGCGGACAAGACCGCCGACGGCGGCGCCACCGGCAAGGTCGCCCCCGAGCCCGCCGCCTTCATGACCACCCGCCACGGCGACGACTACCCCCCCACGCCCGACAACGCCGACCTGTGGGCCACCGCGCGAAAGGCCGACGGCGAGTCCGTCACCACCGGCCGCTTCCCAGTGATGAGGGTCAGGCGTACCTGGGACGTGCGCTCCACCCTCGAACTCACGGTCCCCGGCATCGAGCACTGCATGGAGACGGCTGCGGACGGCACCCGCACCGCCTACATGCTGCACCCGGACGGCTCCTGGGCCCGCGCCACGGCCCCCGGGGCCCGCCAGGCGCCCACCGTCCACCAGGGCGGCCCGCGCCGGCTGTGGGACGAACTGGACCGCATCCGCACCTGGCTCGTCATCGACGGAGACCTGCCCATCTCGGGGGCAGCGGTACGCGTCGACCCGGACGGCGCCTGCCACTTCAGCCGCAGCGGCTGGTCG
- a CDS encoding radical SAM protein yields MTSTREAPTRLRFLSLEITGRCQLTCPSLCYAGSGPTRGHGSMSDDNWFRTIDQAVALGAEEVQLIGGEPTLHPGFVAIARHAVDSGLRVRVYSNLFRIRDEHWRLLEHPRVRLATTYHSSVAAEHDEVTGRPGSHEATRANIVEAVRRGIAVKVAVLHAGDQACAERARAELEAFGVRDVHVGRVRAVGNAAGTTLPSTAELCGRCGDRRATVLPGGDVAVCEIGRFLTAGNVQGAGLDSVLSSPQWAEASAIIPRRTDLTACHPDCQPSNSDSCDPGKNDPCDPMGYAPATLGAPAAAVPVLL; encoded by the coding sequence ATGACGAGCACCCGTGAGGCCCCTACCAGGCTGCGGTTCCTGTCGCTGGAGATCACCGGTCGCTGCCAGCTCACCTGCCCGTCGCTCTGCTACGCCGGCTCGGGGCCGACGCGGGGCCACGGCAGTATGAGCGATGACAACTGGTTCCGGACCATCGACCAGGCCGTCGCTCTGGGCGCCGAGGAGGTCCAGCTGATCGGCGGCGAGCCGACGCTCCACCCCGGCTTCGTCGCCATCGCCCGGCACGCGGTGGATTCCGGCCTGCGGGTCCGGGTCTACAGCAACCTCTTCCGCATCCGCGACGAGCACTGGCGGCTGCTGGAGCACCCCAGGGTCCGGCTGGCGACGACGTACCACAGCAGCGTCGCGGCTGAGCACGACGAAGTCACCGGCCGCCCAGGCTCGCACGAGGCGACGCGCGCCAACATCGTCGAGGCGGTCAGGCGCGGCATCGCGGTGAAGGTCGCCGTCCTCCACGCCGGCGACCAGGCGTGTGCCGAGCGGGCCCGCGCGGAGCTGGAGGCCTTCGGCGTCCGCGACGTGCACGTCGGGAGGGTGCGGGCCGTCGGCAACGCGGCGGGTACCACGCTGCCGTCCACTGCCGAGCTGTGCGGGCGCTGCGGGGACAGGCGGGCCACGGTCCTGCCAGGCGGCGATGTGGCGGTCTGCGAGATCGGCAGGTTCCTGACCGCGGGCAACGTCCAGGGAGCCGGCCTGGACTCCGTTCTGTCCAGCCCGCAGTGGGCCGAGGCGAGCGCGATCATCCCGCGGCGGACGGACCTGACGGCCTGCCACCCGGACTGCCAGCCCTCCAACTCCGACTCCTGCGACCCCGGCAAGAACGACCCCTGCGACCCGATGGGCTACGCACCCGCGACGCTCGGCGCGCCCGCAGCCGCCGTGCCCGTGCTCCTCTGA